From a region of the Impatiens glandulifera chromosome 4, dImpGla2.1, whole genome shotgun sequence genome:
- the LOC124934754 gene encoding increased DNA methylation 1-like, producing MDLNPRSMSSGGQTSETTRYPLIRTILSWLIDNKKIQENTILRYLECNSDEATLEGTIKGHGILCHCCSQIVTLVEFQAHAGSRGLDRPLARIFDELGISLMDYMDEAWYITQKGIKSLEHNEIERRNKTVDEYDAACVICANGGDLLGCANCVSTYHLGCVGVKDVVEGNWLCPYCICKFCGKPSTYKECLIPCSQCEKRYHWKCFQERRTGKPTYLNITCTPVCDHTCRKVYQELLTRVAIPNELGDGYSMTLLHRIHQESEKSFDEAYRFIVGHTNLAIAKRLMEDCFYSTNDDHMTSMNLINHFIFNQESHFSIIDFRGFYTAVLEKDGIIISAASLKVHGNKFAEIPLIATCENYRNQGMCRKLMTEIESTLNHLNVENLVILSTKEMVGVWMSRYGFKVIESSLAEDLMHRNALMFHDTVRLYKRLTPIQTIERKTSPCNSDDILEDLN from the exons ATGGATCTAAATCCAAGATCTATGAGTAGTGGGGGTCAAACAAGTGAAACTACAAGATATCCTCTTATAAGAACAATACTTTCTTGGTTGATTGATAACAAAAAGATTCAAGAGAACACAATTCTTCGATATCTGGAATGTAACAGTGATGAAGCTACACTAGAGGGAACAATTAAAGGTCATGGCATCTTATGCCATTGTTGCTCTCAAATAGTAACATTAGTGGAATTTCAAGCACACGCTGGTAGTAGAGGCCTAGATCGACCATTGGCAAGAATTTTTGATGAGCTTGGTATTTCATTAATGGACTACATGGATGAAGCTTGGTATATAACCCAAAAAGGAATTAAATCTCTTGAGCACAATGAAATAGAGCGAAGAAACAAAACAGTTGATGAGTATGATGCTGCATGTGTTATCTGCGCAAATGGAGGGGATTTGCTAGGATGTGCCAATTGTGTTTCAACTTATCACTTAGGTTGTGTTGGTGTAAAG GATGTTGTAGAAGGAAATTGGTTATGCCCCTATTGCATTTGCAAATTTTGTGGGAAGCCTTCTACATACAAAGAATGTTTGATCCCATGTTCGCAATGTGAAAAGCGTt ATCATTGGAAATGCTTTCAAGAAAGGAGGACTGGAAAGCCTACATATTTGAACATCACATGTACACCAGTATGTGATCACACATGTAGAAAG GTATATCAAGAACTACTGACTAGAGTTGCGATTCCAAATGAGCTTGGCGATGGATATTCAATGACTTTGCTCCATCGAATTCACCAAGAGTCTGAAAAATCTTTTGATGAGGCATATCGCTTTATTGTTGGTCATACAAACCTTGCAATAGCAAAGAGATTAATGGAAGATTGCTTTTATTCGACTAATGATGATCACATGACAAGTATGAACTTGATCAACCACTTCATTTTTAATCAAGA GTCACATTTCTCTATAATTGATTTTAGAGGATTTTATACAGCTGTTTTGGAGAAGGATGGCATTATTATCTCAGCGGCATCtctaaa AGTTCATGGGAACAAGTTTGCTGAGATTCCCTTGATCGCAACATGTGAAAACTATCGCAATCAAGGAATGTGCAGAAAACTAATGACCGAAATTGAATCG ACTCTTAATCATCTGAATGTGGAGAACTTGGTTATTCTATCCACCAAAGAAATGGTTGGTGTGTGGATGTCAAGATATGGATTTAAGGTGATTGAGAGTTCATTAGCAGAGGATCTAATGCATAGAAATGCATTGATGTTCCATGATACTGTTAGATTATACAAGAGATTAACACCTATTCAG ACAATTGAAAGAAAGACATCGCCATGTAACTCGGACGATATTCTTGAAGATCTTAATTAG